In one window of Mytilus galloprovincialis chromosome 6, xbMytGall1.hap1.1, whole genome shotgun sequence DNA:
- the LOC143080161 gene encoding uncharacterized protein LOC143080161: MIVNILWVSVWMVFMLFLSEAKVTWNVVKQIAYGENLELFCISDDYNMSSPKSKRWYRGPEEKLLTFNNGSEDITKYNASVERNGFKLIFKNLTENDMNETYRCAYGFTKSENLPLLAKDVYKKNLPARKGELEESNSNIAVILGIVIGAFIAILISVLAILYKRGRLVMVTKICFNRDPQNAPDPYVEVQYDAVPPNETNGTANQQANIGQYDGVRYHPVQPNESNGTNNQGTNIANRFGHHPSNEVPFVDIGTSGTPQTSDKSFQPVIATSVSRIGACQTPEPQQLDDACNETYHVADIDRSIVTSQQEEVVIPNNDSHISNPNQEEEFIISSAKFPAYSKKRVREQSFTEWSLSEPSKQKMASAGFFYKGCNTYAQCFCCGSNRKWRENDDPSSSSLHNDNCSYSQKVNNSSAQDSYSSIPNNEETNPKSME; the protein is encoded by the exons ttaCATGGAATGTAGTGAAACAAATAGCATATGGTGAAAATTTAGAATTGTTTTGTATATCTGACGATTATAACATGTCATCACCAAAGAGTAAAAGATGGTATAGGGGACCTGAAGAGAAATTGCTTACATTCAATAATGGATCAGAAGATATTACAAAGTACAATGCCTCTGTAGAAAGAAATGGATTCAAGTTGATTTTCAAAAACCTGACAGAAAATGATATGAATGAAACATATCGGTGTGCATAtggttttacaaagtctgagaaTTTACCTCTGCTGGCTAAAGATGTTTACAAAAAAA atttaccTGCACGTAAAGGGGAGCTTGAAGAAAGTAATAGTAACATTGCTGTTAT ACTTGGCATAGTGATAGGTGCATTTATTGCTATATTGATATCTGTATTGGCAATATTGTACAAAAGAGGTCGGCTTGTGATGGTaactaaaatttgttttaatagaGACCCTCAGAATGCCCCAG ATCCATATGTTGAGGTACAATATGATGCTGTACCACCTAATGAGACAAATGGTACTGCCAATCAACAGGCAAATATAG GTCAATATGATGGGGTACGATATCATCCTGTACAACCTAATGAATCAAATGGTACTAACAACCAGGGGACAAATATAGCTAATAGATTTGGTCATCATCCATCAAATGAAG TACCATTTGTAGATATAGGAACATCTGGTACACCACAAACGTCTGATAAGTCTTTTCAGCCAGTAATTGCGACAAGTGTTTCAAGGATTGGTGCTTGTCAAACACCAGAACCACAACAATTGGATGATGCGTGTAATGAAACATACCATGTAGCTGATATAGATAGATCTATTGTGACATCCCAACAGGAGGAGGTTGTTATTCCTAATAATGACTCTCACATTTCAAATCCAAATCAGGAGGAAGAATTTATTATCAGTTCAGCAAAATTTCCAGCATATTCTAAGAAAAGAGTTAGAGAACAAAGTTTTACTGAATGGTCACTAAGTGAACCATCCAAACAAAAGATGGCCAGTGCTGGATTCTTCTATAAAG GATGCAATACCTATGCACAATGCTTCTGTTGTGGATCCAATAGGAAGTGGAGAGAAAATGATGACCCTTCTAGTAGCAGTTTACATAATGATAATTGTTCATATTCTCAAAAAGTAAATAACAGCTCTGCCCAG gaTAGTTACTCAAGTATTCCTAATAATGAGGAAACAAATCCCAAGTCAATGGAATAA